The region CAATCCGCGGGGTTTCGGCCTGATGCAGCGCGACCGGGATTTCGACCATTATCAGGATGACGGCGTTTTTTACGAGCGCCGGCCTTCGCTGTGGGCCAGCCCGCGCAAGCCCTTTGGCGCAGGGCAGGTGCGGCTGTATGAATTTCCCACCACCAGCGAATATGTCGATAATGTCTGCGCCTATTGGACCCCGGCGGCCAGCGTGCGTCCGGGCAGCCGGATCGACGCCAGCTACAGGCTGGACTGGTCGTCCGCGACCGGCCCGGCAAATAGCGGCGCGCTGCTCGACAATGTCTGGACGGGGCAAGCGAACGAGGCGGGCGTGGATCGCCTGATCCTTGATTTTTCAGGTGTGGCTCAAGATGCAAAGCCCGACATCTGGGTGGATGTGGCCGGGGGCACGCTGGTCAGGAAAGGCGGCTATCCGGTTCTCCATCGGCCCGGTCTTTTCCGCGTCGCGCTCGACATCCGGCGGAACAGCGACAAACCGGCTGATATCCGCGTCCAGCTTCGCAACGGCAATCGACCCTTCAGCGAATATGTGCATTACCCGCTCGGTGCTTGAGGGAACCGGCGATGATCGGGCGCATGACCGCGCCCGTTACGACATCAGAACGGATTTGGAATGACGGCGATTGGCGACACACAAGCGGACGGCAGGGCGGAGGCGGCAACCCCTCCACCCGCGCGCGGGTTCGAGCATGTGCCGGCGGAAATGCCGATCGCCATGCCGGAACAGGATTTTCGCGAACATCCCCGCGATTTTCCGCACCGGCCGCTGAACATCGACCAATGGGCGCGGCGCATGCTGGTCGTGCTGCTGGCGCTGCTCCCCGCCTCCATGGCGGCGCACGACATGCGCCGCTCCATCGGCCTTGACGGCATTTCCTTGTGGGAGGGCGTCTATCTCGCCCTGTTCATTCCCCTGTTCGCCTGGATCGCCTTCGGCTTCGCCACCAGCCTGATCGGCTTCCTGACGCTCACCATGGGCAAGGGGTCGGGCGTCCGCCCCTATCGCTCGCTATTCGCATCGCCCCTTCGCGGGCGAACCGCCGTCCTGCTGCCAGTATGCAATGAAGATTTCCTGGGCGTCATGGGCCGCCTGTCGATCATGGAACGGTCGCTGACGCAGGTGATGGGCAATGAACGGTTCGAATTCTTCATCCTGAGCGATTCCACCCCCGCTAATGGCGAGATAGAGCGCAAAACCTATCTGGAAATGCGCAAAGGCTTCTCACGGCCCGTCCATTACCGGCGACGCGCGCTCAACACCGGCCGCAAGCCCGGCAATATCGCAGAATGGGTGCAACGCTTTGGTGGCGGCTACGATTATATGATCGTGCTGGACGCGGACAGCGTCATGAGCGGCCAGACCATGGCACGCCTCGCCCTGGACATGGAACAGCACCCCCACGTCGGCCTTATCCAGACCGTGCCGACGATCGTGGGCGCTGCGACCTTGTTCGCGCGCTGGCAGCAGTTTGCCAGCCGCCTGTTCGGTCCCATTTCCGCGGCAGGCATGATCTGGTGGGCCGGGTCCGAAGGCATGTTCTGGGGCCACAACGCCATATTGCGTACAAAGGCCTTCGCGCAAAGCTGCGGCCTTCCCGAACTGCCGGGCCGAGCGCCCTTCGGCGGCCATATCATGAGCCATGACATGATCGAGGCCGCGCTGCTGCGTCGGCGCGGCTGGGACGTCCACATGGTCATGGCCGACGACAGTTTCGAAGAATTCCCCCCCTCCCTGCCCGACCTGGCCACCCGCGACCGCCGCTGGTGTCAGGGGAATATCCAGCATGTGCCGCTGATCCCCCGGATCAGGGGCCTGCATCCGGTCAGCCGCTTTCAGCTGCTGGTAGGGGCGTCGGCCTATTGCACCTCGCCGCTCTGGCTGGCGCTGATACTTGTTGTCCTTGGCGGCGCGCTAGCGGGCGTGTGGCCGCCCAGCGCGGTGCTGCCCTCTGGCGGGCTGCTGGCGCTGACGGCGGTGCTGCTATTCGGGCCGAAGCTGCTGTCGATGCTCTGGGCCATGGCTGATCCCGCCCGCCGCATCGGCTTTGGCGGGGCCGCGCGCATGAGCCGGGGCGTGATAGCCGACATTGCGCTGTCGATCCTGATGGCGCCCGTCAGCATGCTGACCCAGACGATCAACCTGTTCGGCATATTGATGGGCCGGAAAAGCAGCTGGAGCGGCCAGATCCGCGATCGCGACGGCATGGCGATGACCAGCGCCATCTGGCTGTTCAAATATCATATCATGCTGGGGGCTGCGCTTACGCTATTGGCGCTGAAAGGCGGCACGTCGATCGGCTGGATCGTTCCGGTGGTGGCGGGCCTGGTGCTGGCACCTGTCCTCGCGGCCGTCACGGCGCGCAAGGGCCTTGGGCACAAGGCCGAACAGAGCGGCCTGTTTCAGGTAGCCGAGCCATGGTGGCGCGCGCAAAACTACCACCCGCCCCATTATCCTGAGCAGATCGGGGAAGTCGCTCCGCTCAAGCAGGCGGTTGCAAACGACCATTAGCCCAGCGAGGCCGGGCTGACGGGCGCGCAGATCAATCCCACTCGTGCAGCTTCTCGCGCAGCTT is a window of Sphingobium sp. MI1205 DNA encoding:
- the mdoH gene encoding glucans biosynthesis glucosyltransferase MdoH; protein product: MTAIGDTQADGRAEAATPPPARGFEHVPAEMPIAMPEQDFREHPRDFPHRPLNIDQWARRMLVVLLALLPASMAAHDMRRSIGLDGISLWEGVYLALFIPLFAWIAFGFATSLIGFLTLTMGKGSGVRPYRSLFASPLRGRTAVLLPVCNEDFLGVMGRLSIMERSLTQVMGNERFEFFILSDSTPANGEIERKTYLEMRKGFSRPVHYRRRALNTGRKPGNIAEWVQRFGGGYDYMIVLDADSVMSGQTMARLALDMEQHPHVGLIQTVPTIVGAATLFARWQQFASRLFGPISAAGMIWWAGSEGMFWGHNAILRTKAFAQSCGLPELPGRAPFGGHIMSHDMIEAALLRRRGWDVHMVMADDSFEEFPPSLPDLATRDRRWCQGNIQHVPLIPRIRGLHPVSRFQLLVGASAYCTSPLWLALILVVLGGALAGVWPPSAVLPSGGLLALTAVLLFGPKLLSMLWAMADPARRIGFGGAARMSRGVIADIALSILMAPVSMLTQTINLFGILMGRKSSWSGQIRDRDGMAMTSAIWLFKYHIMLGAALTLLALKGGTSIGWIVPVVAGLVLAPVLAAVTARKGLGHKAEQSGLFQVAEPWWRAQNYHPPHYPEQIGEVAPLKQAVANDH